AGCTTTCGACAGAAGATATGCCATTCACTGATTATGGCTCAGTCTCGCGTACAGAGGATGAGCATACCGCGTACCTCCATTCCAGTCAGCTACACTCCAAAGGCTCTTCCACAGGACCTTCAGGCTCGTTGACGCAAGAGACAGCTCCGGCGCACTCCCTGGTAGATCGTGACCTTCCTGGCCCTTCGAATACCGGAGGACTTTAAGATTGGCTCACGACTGAGTCTGCGTCATGCATGGCAGACAAACCTATTGAGAGTTTTTTTCACTTCCTCCCTCTGCAGCAGCAACACGATAGCACCACAATGGCAAGCTGTTCAACAGAACTGGATACGTCCACGGCAACAGAATTATTGAACACAGTCAATGTACAGAATGAGGAAGCAGCCAAAAGTGTAGCAAAGAGCATTCGCAAACGAAACAAGAAGGCAGAGCACCAATCCAATAGACATCACGTTATTCATGACTACCACGACAACTACCACGATCCTGAAAATTTTGAAGGTTCAAAGGAACTTGCGCTTGAGGGGCGGGTTTTCCGCGGGGGTGTATCCGTGCACTTTCCCGAAGTGCTGCATAAAATGTTGAAAAAGGTTGACGATCTCCATTTGTCCCATATTGTGTCTTGGCAGCCACACGGGCGTTCTTTTCGTGTTCATTGGCCTGAAAAATACGTGGAGACGGTGATGCCCAGGTAAGAGAAATGGAGGCTAATACCATAATACAACTAGATAATCATTTGACAACGTCTCGTTTGGCTACAGGTTCTTTCGTCAAGGGAGTATCGCTTCGTTTCATCGCCAATTAAACTTGTACGGGTTTACTCGCATGAGCACTGGGCCAGACATCGGGAGCTACTATCACGAACTTTTCCTCAAAGGCTGTCCTGCACTGTGTCGACGTATTCGCCGTCACCGCGTCAAGGGAAACCGAGTGAAAGCAGCACCATCCCCGCTGTCCGAGCCTGACTTCTACAAAATGGAATGGTGCGAATCCTCTGGCCCCCGGACAAAAGGTTTATCTGGATATAGAGAGACCACCGGCGTCTTACCTTGCCGGGATCCTTCGAAATCATACACTATGGATCACCACGAACAACGCGAGCAGATCGACCCCAGACCACTCGGAATTGGCTGCCAACAAGTCCATCACCAAGACATCCGCAACCTTACAGTGCTCACCGAGCACTGTCACCTGCGCTCATGCGACCTGGTGCAACCAAAGCCCCCAGCAAGGATTTTACCAGCGTTTGGCGATAGACTGGAACCTGAAACCCAGACCCGGGATACGTTTCCACGTTCAACAACAATGCAGCCGTCCAGTCTTTATATGAAGACAGTGGCTGGCCTTGGTATGGCGATCGCGCCACCTTTACGTTCTCGGACCATGCCAGCGTACATGGATAGCGGAGAGGATCAGTGGTACCAACACATTTGTGTAGCTTCACGTCAGTTGGGTAGTCTTGCGGAGCTACAGCAGCAGTATTTCCAGCTCGCATCCTCAACTATATTTGCTCATCAGCCAAGAAACGTGGTGGCGCCGACCATGCCGGTGGTGAGTTCTCCAGATCCTCTATTTTTTGCTAGGACTGATGGCACGAATGCATGGAACCCTCTCCCTAGTACTTGGGTACTCGTATGCGTTACAGAATAGAACGTTATCACGGCTTCAGACACTTCCAGAGTCGACTTGCCGAACAGTAACCACAACGAAAAGCGGGGAAACCCTACTTATAAGATCGTATAAAAATCTGTTTATGTGACCAGCATCAGAAATCAAATTAAAAGTTCGGACAGATTCACCGAGGGATTCGGCGCTGGAAGGATTTGCGTAGAGGAGAGAAAGACGAATAGTGTCATGTTAATTTCCGCAATCTAAAACTAAGACTCCTACCAATCCATACCGGTAGGTTGTTTGGGAAAGTTGATTTGCCATATCTTGGATTCCGGAGCGGGAACCATGGTGCTATCAGTAAAGATTGGCGGAACAACATCAAAGGAAAACTATTTATGTCGGAATGCGAGGTACAGAAAGACAAAACTTGCCTTATGAAATCAGAGCGTGTGACACTAACCCCTTCCCTAAAAATCTCATTGTCAATCGGAGGGTTGCTGACTCTGAAAACATAGGGAATaccttttttgttttcttgccGACACTTTCCCAAGGCCGTGACCATGACAACGGCAACATCTCCCTACGCTCCAACACGCCGACAGTCTTTTGCATCGGTGGGCAGTCAATCATCCTCGTCCATTGGAACGGGAAAATCACGTGGACTGTGTGTCATTAGTCTCGTCTGGTTTATTCTTCATTTCTGGAGGGGCAAGCTTGGTCAGCTTGCGGTTGTGCAGCGTCTTCAAACTCATTTGGAACGCCTGCATGTCGTCGCTTCAGTTGCGCTAAGACCCGTTTTGTACATCCTAATTCAATGGACCAAAACTCTGCATTTGAAGCTTCTGGTACATGCTAGCTTGACGCCACGACCCCAAACCGAGTGTAAGAAAACGGTAGAATCGAGGAACCTAAAGGAGCGCATCGTGGAAAATGACcagcagcttttggaagagcaTAGTATGCATGGCGTGTCCCAAGAGGCGAACAATCTTCATCGTACAAAAGAGCAACTCGTACTGCTGCAACGTTTCCGTGAAAATAAAACGCTAATTGACGACATTTTACACTTTTGGTTCGGGCAATACGTGCCGGATCAATCAcaaaagaagctttggatgaTATCGGAACAGACAAAAGCATCCCGGCAGCGAATAGATCAGCGAATTGCATCAGATTACACGGGTATTCTAAAACAGCTTCTGGGCAGGGAGCGTTGGGGTCAATGGTGCGAAGAGGCTGATCTCTACGGCTGGAGAGGAAAACTTGCTTCGATAATTGTCTTGGATCAGTTTTCGCGCCACATTCATCGATATTTCGTTGAAAACAACATCCAGACCAAAGATTGTTTAGCTGAACAAAGCGTGATGGATAGTATGGCCTTCCAGACAGCAAAAATGTTGGTCCAGGAACACCATATGGAAATTCAATCTGGCATGATACCGCTGCCCATGTATATTTTTGCGCTCATGCCGTACCGACATCAATCCGGTATTGACACCGTATCTTTTGTGCAAGCGCAAGTGGAACAAGCAAACCGTTTGATGTCACAATTTGATGGTATGCTCAAGCGATTTCGCAAAGCCACCAGTCGTCGCATGGCGATCTTGCAAGACCACGGGCGCCTGATAGGTATTGGAACAACGGCTGAACTCTCCGATGACGCCATATTAGAACGCTTCCCTTTTGCAGCCGATATGAGCACCGCCAACAAGCATCCCGTACTGCGAACGATGCAAACCTTTCTGAAAGAACAAGATAGTAAATTGGATATCAACACAGGAAACAGCAGTAATCCAAAGACGAGAAAAATAATCATTTCCCTTTCGGGCGGGGTCGACAGTATGGTCATTGCTTCTGCTCTTGCGCATTTAAGGCGGTCGCTTGGCTACAACTTGCAACTTACTGCTGTTCATATTGATTACGCGAATCGTCCTGATTCCAAAGCGGAGGCATCGTACGTAGAGCGGTATTGCCAACAACTTGAAATCGAATATCACGTTCGAAGAATCGAGGAAGTGACACGGGGAGTAACTAACCGTGACGAATATGAAAAGCGTACAAGGGAGGTGCGTTACCGCCTCTATCGAGACACCATCCAGCAAGCACGTAGTGAGGTCGATGAAGAGGTTGGCGTGATGCTTGGACATCACCGCGGAGATCTTCGCGAAAATGTCTTGTCGAATGCACACAAAGGGT
This is a stretch of genomic DNA from Phaeodactylum tricornutum CCAP 1055/1 chromosome 17, whole genome shotgun sequence. It encodes these proteins:
- a CDS encoding predicted protein, with protein sequence MADKPIESFFHFLPLQQQHDSTTMASCSTELDTSTATELLNTVNVQNEEAAKSVAKSIRKRNKKAEHQSNRHHVIHDYHDNYHDPENFEGSKELALEGRVFRGGVSVHFPEVLHKMLKKVDDLHLSHIVSWQPHGRSFRVHWPEKYVETVMPRFFRQGSIASFHRQLNLYGFTRMSTGPDIGSYYHELFLKGCPALCRRIRRHRVKGNRVKAAPSPLSEPDFYKMEWCESSGPRTKGLSGYRETTGVLPCRDPSKSYTMDHHEQREQIDPRPLGIGCQQVHHQDIRNLTVLTEHCHLRSCDLVQPKPPARILPAFGDRLEPETQTRDTFPRSTTMQPSSLYMKTVAGLGMAIAPPLRSRTMPAYMDSGEDQWYQHICVASRQLGSLAELQQQYFQLASSTIFAHQPRNVVAPTMPVVSSPDPLFFARTDGTNAWNPLPSTWVLVCVTE
- a CDS encoding predicted protein, translating into MTTATSPYAPTRRQSFASVGSQSSSSIGTGKSRGLCVISLVWFILHFWRGKLGQLAVVQRLQTHLERLHVVASVALRPVLYILIQWTKTLHLKLLVHASLTPRPQTECKKTVESRNLKERIVENDQQLLEEHSMHGVSQEANNLHRTKEQLVLLQRFRENKTLIDDILHFWFGQYVPDQSQKKLWMISEQTKASRQRIDQRIASDYTGILKQLLGRERWGQWCEEADLYGWRGKLASIIVLDQFSRHIHRYFVENNIQTKDCLAEQSVMDSMAFQTAKMLVQEHHMEIQSGMIPLPMYIFALMPYRHQSGIDTVSFVQAQVEQANRLMSQFDGMLKRFRKATSRRMAILQDHGRLIGIGTTAELSDDAILERFPFAADMSTANKHPVLRTMQTFLKEQDSKLDINTGNSSNPKTRKIIISLSGGVDSMVIASALAHLRRSLGYNLQLTAVHIDYANRPDSKAEASYVERYCQQLEIEYHVRRIEEVTRGVTNRDEYEKRTREQARSEVDEEVGVMLGHHRGDLRENVLSNAHKGSGPLDLSGMTAVSINDGVIIHRPLLRLEKTVIFDYAHTFGVPYFKDTTPHWSTRGKLRNHLMPLLEEIYGEGSMNNLSNLAVESDDCRELVNTSTLKPFLDGLTLYPMGIRFKTACWKRNGLFFWKFVLRETLHSVGLGMFSDKSVASFLGRVQAETIREGWLQCRKDYAVYLQKNGHVYVFFPKSFPFRPSDAFKIPKDPVDFGASNAVHVGPWRIRSELLNVQDKATMIKRTKH